TGAATAACCGTCTGCGTTTGTTTACCGGCCTCACGTTTCTGCGCATGTTACCGGGCGCCGTTTATTCCCGATCCTCCGATAACCTTCTGGCTACAACGCCGATGGTTACCAATCATTACCTAATGCAGGCGGGCGCTGAATATGCGCTGAGTCCGCGCGTGTCGCTGACCGGCACCGCTTGGCGCGATTTCTCAAATTTGCCCCCCGCACCCGGCATTCGCGGCTTTAGTGGCGGCAACATGGGCTCAGGCTTCAATATGCGCGCCGACTACAAAATCACGGAAAACATTTCCGTTTCGGGTGGCGTGCGCTACTCAACGGGTGCAACGCCCGGCCTTGGTATGGGCCCCGGCTATCCGTATGGCTGGTAACCCTTTGCACTATTCCAAACACTAAAAAAGCCCCCCAGCCACGGTTGGGGGGCTTTTTTAGCTTTCTGAACGGGTTGTTTGTTTACCTTTCTACGTCGCTTCCAACTTCTATTTCGCCTTTTTATGGCCGCTCACACTACGTATCGTCGCAACGAGAACCTGAAAACCATTCGCCCCAATTATCCTGGTAACAAGATGATTGGTAGCGAGTTCTGCAACGGCGAAGTACTGTATGAGCCCAAATTCAGCAACGTAATCCGCTGGCAGCTAACCGAGAACCCGCAAAAAGCCGAGAAGAAAGCGGACACGTGGGCGCCTGCCGTTGTGCCGTGCGCCGATGCTTTCACCTCCTCCGATGACATGCTGGTGTGGCTGGGTCACGCCACCTTTCTGTGGCGGGTAGCGGGCATCACGCTGCTTTTCGACCCAGTACTGTACTCATCTTTGGGGCTTCGTCACCGACACGCGCTGCCTTGTCGCCCCGAAGACATCAAGGGCATTGACTACCTGCTCCTTTCCCACGGTCACCGCGACCATCTGGATGAGGCTTCCATCAAGACAATAGTCCGGCAGAACCCCAATATGCAGGTGCTCGCTCCGCTTAATATGACCAAACTACTGCGCGGCATGGCTCCCAATGTGTCAGTGCAGGAAGCGGGTTGGTGGCAGCAATATAATCTGGGGGGCAATTCTGGGCTAGAAATTACCTACTTGCCCGCCTCGCATTGGCACCGCCGCGGCCTTACAGATATGAACCACATACTTTGGGGCAGCTTTATGCTGCGCGTGGGAGACAGGCTGCTCTACTTCTGTGGCGACAGTGGCTTCGGGGGGCATTTTGAGGAAATAGAAAAGCAATTTGGCCCCCTTGATGTCTGCATAATGCCTATCGGGGCTTACAAGCCATCCTTTATGATGCAGCTCAGCCACATGGACCCGCACGAGGCCGCAAAAGCCGCCAATATTCTGCGCGCCGGCCACGTTGTTCCCATGCACTACGGCACCTTCGACCTCTCCGATGAGCCTGCCTCTGAGCCCCTACGCACCCTTCAAGAAGTAGCCAACGGCCAAATGCTGCGGGGCGAGTTGCATGCCCCGGCCGTAGGTGAAATTATGCGCTGGCAGGACTGGGAATAGCTGATCTGCACAAGCGGCGAAAACAGATACGGCTGAGTGACTGTTGTGTGGAGCTAACGCGCACCAGCTACGGCCTAGTGAGTTGAGTGCGTCAGTAGGGCACGACCCACTATATCGTGGCCAGAATGCGGTTTATCGTGGATTGCATTCATCTCACCGGCCCGATCTTTTTCACTCTTCCAGTACATGGCGTCACGTTCCCCCAGCTTAGCCCCTCCCCCTACTCCTTGGCAGCGCCTGACCGGTATGCTGGATTCCGAACGTAAGACTATTCGCTTTATTCTTATTTATGCCATTATCACTGGCCTGATTAGCCTTACGCTGCCGCTCGGAACCCAGGCCGTTTTCAACCTTGTGTCGACGGGCGCCATCTTTGGCTCCACGTACATTCTGATTGGCGTGGTTGTGCTAGGCTTACTGCTGGGCGGTATCCTGTTAATTGGCCAGATGACAATGGTGGAAGCCATTGAGCAGCGCTTATTTGCTAAAGCAGCCCTGGAGTTTGCGTATCGCCTGCCGCGTATTCAGCCCGAGTCCTTGAATGGTCAAAACCCACCAGAACTTGTCAATCGCTTTTTTGACATTCTGACGGTTCAAAAAGGACTAAGTAAGCTGCTGATTGACTTAATGTTTGGCGCCTTTCAGATAGTCTTCGGGCTGCTCGTTTTGTCTTTTTACCACCCCATCTTTATTGCTTTTGGGCTGTTCACCATCCTGATGCTGGTGCTGATTTACGTTATGCACTACCGGCGGGCACTACGCACGAGCATTCAGGAATCGGCTCATAAGTATGAAGTGGTCGATTGGCTGGAACAGGTAGCTAGCCGGCTGCCGGAGTTTCGCCATAATAAGGAGCAGCAACGAGCGGCCATCATGCGCACCGACGAGCTGACTGCCGAGTATCTGCGCTCCCGCAACGGCCATTTCAAGGTGCTGAAATACTATTTCGGCTACGCGATTTTCCTGCGCACTATCCTCATAGGAGGGTTGCTCATCGCCGGCACGCTGTTCGTGGTGTCGCGGCAAATGAGTCTGGGGCAGTTTGTAGCCGCTGAGGTCATCATTGTGCAAGTCAGCAATGCTATCGAGAAGCTGGTCACCAGTATCGGTACCATCTTCGACATGCTGACTGGTGTGGAAAAGCTTGCGGGCGTAACAGATTTACCCTTACTCGACAACGCTACGACGGAAACGCATGCTTAATGTATCCAAACAGAACATATCCCGGAAGGCGTGGGAAGAGTTTTCCCTTACTACTCGTCAGGAGCTGCTCGACCCTAAAAGCGGGCGCCGCTTGGGCCACGTCCTACTCGTGATCGGTATTGCTTTTATAATTGTCCTGTTTCTGCCCTGGCGCCAGACCATTCAGGGTACCGGCCGCCTCACCGCCCTCACACCCCAAGACCGCCCCCAAACGGTACAGAATGCCATTGCGGGCCGCATTGAGCGCTGGGCCGTGCGCGAAGGAGAGCTTGTAAACAAGGGGGATACGTTGTTGACAATCTCCGAAATTCAGGACGAATATTTCGATCCTAACCTACCGGAGCGCCTACGCGAGCAGCTGGCTGCCAAGCGCGGTAACGTGGCCGCTAGTGCCGCCCAGATTGCTGCCTCTAACCAGCAAATCGAAGCTCTCCAAACCGGCCTGACCGTGCAGCTAGCCGCTGCTGGAAACCGGGTGCAGCAGGCCCGGAACACCGTTACCATCGACAGCGCCGATTTGGTGGCTGTCACCAACTTCTACCAGATTGCCCAAAATCGGCTGGCACGTTACGAAGAAGGGTTTAAGAATGGCCTATTTTCTCTCACTGATATTGAAACGCGGCGCTTAAAGCTTCAGGAGGATTTGGCCAAAGTGGTAGCCCAGCGCAACAAGCTGCTGAATACCCGCCAATCGTTCAGCAATGCGCGCATTGAGCTGGCGGAAATTCGAGCGAAGTACCAGGAAACATTAGCCAAGACGCAGTCCGACCGCAGCTCGGCCGTGTCTAGCCGGGCTAGCTCGGAGGGCGAAGTAGCGGCCTTGCGCAACCGCATCAGCAACGTGGAAGTGCGACGCGGGCTCTACATCGTGCGTGCTCCCCAAACCGGCTATGTTGTGCGTACGCTCAAAGCTGGCATCGGCGAAACCATCAAGCAGGGAGAATCTATTGCTACTCTCCAACCTGAAGCCCCTGTGCTAGCGGCTGAGTTGTACGTGCGGGCCATGGATGTACCGCTCATTCAGCGGGGCCGGCAAACCAGGATACAGTTCGACGGTTGGCCCGCTATTCAATTTTCGGGCTGGCCCTCCGTG
The window above is part of the Hymenobacter radiodurans genome. Proteins encoded here:
- a CDS encoding MBL fold metallo-hydrolase, producing MAAHTTYRRNENLKTIRPNYPGNKMIGSEFCNGEVLYEPKFSNVIRWQLTENPQKAEKKADTWAPAVVPCADAFTSSDDMLVWLGHATFLWRVAGITLLFDPVLYSSLGLRHRHALPCRPEDIKGIDYLLLSHGHRDHLDEASIKTIVRQNPNMQVLAPLNMTKLLRGMAPNVSVQEAGWWQQYNLGGNSGLEITYLPASHWHRRGLTDMNHILWGSFMLRVGDRLLYFCGDSGFGGHFEEIEKQFGPLDVCIMPIGAYKPSFMMQLSHMDPHEAAKAANILRAGHVVPMHYGTFDLSDEPASEPLRTLQEVANGQMLRGELHAPAVGEIMRWQDWE
- a CDS encoding ABC transporter transmembrane domain-containing protein, giving the protein MASRSPSLAPPPTPWQRLTGMLDSERKTIRFILIYAIITGLISLTLPLGTQAVFNLVSTGAIFGSTYILIGVVVLGLLLGGILLIGQMTMVEAIEQRLFAKAALEFAYRLPRIQPESLNGQNPPELVNRFFDILTVQKGLSKLLIDLMFGAFQIVFGLLVLSFYHPIFIAFGLFTILMLVLIYVMHYRRALRTSIQESAHKYEVVDWLEQVASRLPEFRHNKEQQRAAIMRTDELTAEYLRSRNGHFKVLKYYFGYAIFLRTILIGGLLIAGTLFVVSRQMSLGQFVAAEVIIVQVSNAIEKLVTSIGTIFDMLTGVEKLAGVTDLPLLDNATTETHA
- a CDS encoding HlyD family secretion protein, translating into MLNVSKQNISRKAWEEFSLTTRQELLDPKSGRRLGHVLLVIGIAFIIVLFLPWRQTIQGTGRLTALTPQDRPQTVQNAIAGRIERWAVREGELVNKGDTLLTISEIQDEYFDPNLPERLREQLAAKRGNVAASAAQIAASNQQIEALQTGLTVQLAAAGNRVQQARNTVTIDSADLVAVTNFYQIAQNRLARYEEGFKNGLFSLTDIETRRLKLQEDLAKVVAQRNKLLNTRQSFSNARIELAEIRAKYQETLAKTQSDRSSAVSSRASSEGEVAALRNRISNVEVRRGLYIVRAPQTGYVVRTLKAGIGETIKQGESIATLQPEAPVLAAELYVRAMDVPLIQRGRQTRIQFDGWPAIQFSGWPSVAVGTFGGEVAVIDVVSNTDGRYRLLIRPSRTRQKDHAWPQQLRIGSGVYGWVILDSVPVWYEIWRQLNGFPPSLQAEPKNITPTQGPPDEMVSSS